From Musa acuminata AAA Group cultivar baxijiao chromosome BXJ3-8, Cavendish_Baxijiao_AAA, whole genome shotgun sequence, one genomic window encodes:
- the LOC135644638 gene encoding chloroplastic import inner membrane translocase subunit HP30-2-like, whose amino-acid sequence MVGQGSGGGVGQSMVLAPPASPPNPVALAQARIKELETGFRAWLAKQSMAVEAAVVTATNAAQGAAIGGLLGTLTSDVSSALPASTPNAAGLNPEAIASLKNAQALAGGPLVQARNFAVMAGANAGISSVMKRIRGVEDVQSSMVAAFGSGALFSLVSGMGGPNQAANAVTSGLFFALFQGGLFMVGQKFSSPPAEEVYYSQTRGMLTCLGLQKYEKNFKKGLLTDSTLPLLTDSALRDVNIPPGPRLLILDHIHSDPELTKGR is encoded by the exons ATGGTTGGACAAGGCAGTGGCGGCGGAGTTGGCCAGAGTATGGTGTTGGCTCCGCCGGCCTCTCCGCCGAACCCAGTAGCCCTGGCGCAGGCCCGCATCAAGGAGCTGGAGACCGGCTTCCGCGCGTGGCTGGCGAAGCAGTCCATGGCCGTTGAGGCCGCCGTCGTTACGGCTACCAACGCAGCCCAGGGCGCCGCCATCGGAGGACTCCTGGGCACCCTGACCTCGGATGTCTCGTCCGCGTTACCCGCCTCGACCCCCAACGCCGCCGGGCTCAATCCCGAGGCCATCGCGTCCTTGAAGAACGCCCAG GCGCTTGCTGGTGGTCCATTAGTACAAGCTCGGAATTTTGCAGTCATGGCCGGTGCAAATGCTGGTATATCTTCTGTCATGAAAAGAATAAGAGGAGTGGAGGATGTTCAAAGCAG TATGGTGGCAGCCTTTGGTTCTGGAGCATTGTTTTCATTGGTTAGTGGCATGGGAGGACCAAATCAGGCAGCTAATGCAGTCACTTCAGGACTTTTTTTTGCTCTTTTTCAAGGTGGCTTATTTATG GTGGGTCAGAAGTTTTCGTCTCCACCAGCTGAGGAGGTATATTACTCTCAGACAAGGGGTATGTTAACGTGCCTTGGTCTACAGAAGTATGAGAAGAACTTTAAGAAAGGCTTGCTTACAGATAGCACTTTGCCTCTTCTTACAGACAG TGCACTGAGAGATGTCAATATCCCTCCTGGACCTAGGCTTCTCATCCTTGATCACATACATAG TGACCCTGAGTTGACTAAAGGAAGGTGA